The Helianthus annuus cultivar XRQ/B chromosome 16, HanXRQr2.0-SUNRISE, whole genome shotgun sequence genome includes a window with the following:
- the LOC110916551 gene encoding ATPase 9, plasma membrane-type yields MPMDELFDQLKCTKEGLTSEEGKRRLGIFGPNKLEEKKESKFLKFLGFMWNPLSWVMEAAAIMAIALANGGGKPPDWQDFVGITTLLLINSTISFIEENNAGNAAAALMAGLAPKTKLLRDGKWAEAEAEFLVPGDIISIKLGDIVPADARLLEGDPLKIDQAALTGESLPVTKKPGNSVFSGSTCKQGEIEAVVIATGVHTFFGKAAHLVDSTNQVGHFQKVLTAIGNFCICSIAVGLIIEIVVMYPIQKRTYRNGIDNLLVLLIGGIPIAMPTVLSVTMAIGSHKLSQQGAITKRMTAIEEMAGMDVLCSDKTGTLTLNKLTVDKSLIEVFVKDMDKDTVILMGARASRVENQDAIDACIVGMLADPKEARAGINEVHFLPFNPVDKRTAITYTDQDGNWHRVSKGAPEQIVELCNLKGDTSKRVFDIIDKFAERGLRSLAVCQQTVPEKTKEGPGGPWVFVGLLPLFDPPRHDSAETIRRALHLGVNVKMITGDQLAIGKETGRRLGMGTNMYPSSSLLGQHKDASIANIPIEELIEQADGFAGVFPEHKYEIVKKLQERKHICGMTGDGVNDAPALKRADIGIAVADATDAARGASDIVLTEPGLSVIVSAVLTSRAIFQRMKNYTIYAVSITIRVVLGFMLLALIWKFDFSPFMVLIIAILNDGTIMTISKDKVKPSPMPDSWKLKEIFLTGIVFGTYLAVMTVIFFWLAQDSDFFPDKFGVRSIRNKDYELTAALYLQVSIVSQALIFVTRSRSWSYVERPGLLLLTAFLIAQLIATLIAVYAHWDFARINGIGWGWAGVIWLYSIIFYIPLDIFKFIIRYAMAGRAWDNLLQNKTAFTSKKDYGRGEREAQWVQEQRTVHGLQPPEQPEQFVNDKTSYRELSELAEQAKKRAEVARLRELHTIKGHVESVVKLKGLDIDTIQQHYTV; encoded by the exons ATGCCAATGGATGAGTTATTTGATCAATTGAAATGCACAAAAGAGGGATTGACAAGTGAAGAAGGCAAAAGAAGGCTTGGAATATTTGGTCCAAATAAATTGGAGGAGAAAAAG GAAAGCAAATTTCTCAAGTTTTTAGGTTTTATGTGGAATCCTCTTTCATGGGTTATGGAAGCTGCTGCTATCATGGCCATTGCCTTAGCAAATGGAGGg GGGAAGCCACCAGATTGGCAAGATTTTGTAGGAATAACAACATTGTTATTAATCAATTCAACCATAAGTTTCATAGAAGAAAACAATGCAGGAAATGCTGCAGCAGCATTAATGGCAGGTTTAGCTCCTAAAACAAAGCTTTTAAGGGATGGAAAATGGGCCGAAGCCGAAGCTGAGTTTCTCGTACCCGGAGATATCATTAGCATTAAGCTCGGTGATATTGTACCCGCTGATGCACGTCTCCTAGAAGGGGACCCCCTCAAGATTGACCAGGCTGCGTTGACCGGTGAGTCATTGCCGGTAACTAAGAAACCTGGGAATAGTGTTTTTTCGGGTTCGACGTGTAAACAAGGTGAGATCGAAGCTGTTGTGATCGCTACTGGGGTCCACACTTTCTTTGGTAAGGCGGCTCACTTAGTCGATAGCACAAATCAAGTCGGCCACTTCCAAAAG GTATTAACGGCTATCGGTAACTTTTGTATATGCTCGATTGCTGTCGGGCTGATAATAGAAATAGTGGTGATGTACCCGATTCAGAAACGAACCTACAGAAACGGAATCGATAACTTGCTGGTTTTACTCATAGGCGGCATCCCAATCGCAATGCCAACCGTGTTGTCGGTTACAATGGCTATCGGGTCCCACAAGTTATCACAGCAGGGAGCGATTACCAAACGGATGACAGCCATTGAAGAAATGGCTGGGATGGATGTTTTGTGCAGTGACAAGACTGGCACTCTCACACTTAACAAGCTCACAGTTGATAAAAGTCTTATTGAG GTCTTTGTAAAGGATATGGATAAGGACACAGTGATTTTAATGGGAGCAAGGGCTTCAAGAGTGGAGAATCAAGATGCAATTGATGCTTGCATTGTAGGAATGCTTGCTGATCCTAAGGAG GCAAGGGCGGGGATCAACGAGGTACATTTTCTACCATTTAACCCTGTGGATAAACGAACAGCGATAACATACACAGATCAAGATGGAAATTGGCATCGAGTGAGCAAAGGTGCACCCGAGCAG ATTGTGGAGCTTTGCAACCTAAAGGGTGATACTAGCAAAAGGGTTTTCGACATTATTGACAAATTTGCTGAACGGGGTCTTCGTTCTCTTGCTGTTTGTCAACAG ACGGTACCTGAAAAAACGAAAGAGGGTCCTGGCGGGCCATGGGTATTCGTTGGTCTCCTACCATTGTTTGACCCGCCAAGACATGACAGTGCTGAAACAATTAGGCGGGCCCTACACCTTGGTGTGAATGTGAAGATGATCACCGGTGATCAACTAGCCATTGGTAAAGAAACGGGCCGGAGGCTCGGAATGGGGACAAATATGTACCCCTCTTCATCCCTCTTGGGCCAACACAAAGACGCATCTATCGCTAATATTCCTATCGAGGAGCTAATCGAGCAAGCTGATGGCTTTGCTGGCGTTTTTCCTG AGCACAAGTATGAAATCGTGAAGAAGTTACAAGAGAGAAAACATATATGCGGAATGACAGGAGACGGTGTAAACGACGCACCAGCACTAAAACGGGCCGATATCGGTATCGCGGTTGCTGATGCAACCGATGCAGCCCGAGGTGCATCCGACATAGTCTTGACTGAGCCTGGGCTAAGCGTGATTGTAAGCGCGGTACTTACTAGCCGAGCCATCTTTCAGAGGATGAAAAACTACACCATATATGCTGTCTCCATCACCATTCGTGTCGTTCTTGGTTTCATGCTACTCGCACTGATCTGGAAGTTTGATTTCTCGCCTTTCATGGTTCTCATTATTGCAATTCTTAATGACGGAACCATCATGACCATATCGAAGGATAAAGTCAAGCCTTCACCGATGCCGGATTCATGGAAATTGAAGGAAATATTTCTCACTGGGATCGTTTTCGGGACTTATTTAGCGGTCATGACCGTAATTTTCTTCTGGCTAGCACAAGACTCTGACTTCTTTCCA GATAAATTCGGTGTAAGATCGATTAGAAACAAGGACTACGAGCTTACGGCAGCTTTGTACCTCCAAGTCAGCATTGTTAGTCAAGCGCTTATTTTCGTCACTAGATCAAGAAGTTGGTCGTATGTGGAACGACCCGGTCTTCTGCTTCTGACAGCCTTTTTGATCGCACAGCTG ATAGCTACCCTGATCGCGGTCTATGCACACTGGGATTTTGCGAGAATCAACGGAATAGGTTGGGGATGGGCCGGTGTGATTTGGTTATATAGTATAATCTTCTACATCCCGCTAGATATTTTCAAATTCATCATACGGTATGCAATGGCTGGCAGGGCTTGGGATAATCTGCTCCAAAATAAG ACCGCTTTCACTAGCAAAAAAGACTACGGGCGGGGCGAAAGGGAGGCCCAATGGGTCCAGGAACAACGGACGGTCCACGGTCTCCAGCCGCCAGAGCAGCCAGAACAGTTCGTGAACGACAAGACGAGCTACCGGGAGTTGTCGGAGCTTGCCGAACAGGCTAAGAAGCGCGCTGAAGTGGCTAG ATTGAGGGAGCTTCATACAATAAAGGGTCACGTTGAATCGGTAGTGAAGCTTAAGGGTCTCGATATCGATACCATTCAACAGCACTATACGGTGTAA
- the LOC110917329 gene encoding ribonuclease 3-like protein 1, which yields MTLLPSSAGGDDDNRTPPPSLDSQPITSSSSSTSIPPGPVKLTARSCLYELCAQSHWNRPVFDCCNQQGPDNQRSFTYKASIEMKEGSESTLAIECIGKPQFSKKTAADSAAEGILWYLVHLGYPKTPNRRKK from the exons ATGACCCTGCTGCCGTCGTCTGCCGGGGGAGATGACGACAACCGAACTCCGCCGCCGTCACTCGATTCTCAACCAATCACTTCATCCTCTTCCTCCACCTCTATTCCTCCAG GTCCGGTGAAATTAACAGCTAGGTCATGCTTGTACGAGCTATGTGCCCAAAGCCATTGGAATCGTCCTGTTTTCGATTGTTGCAACCAACAAGGTCCCGATAATCAGAGATC GTTTACTTACAAGGCTAGTATTGAGATGAAAGAAGGATCAGAGTCAACGTTAGCCATTGAGTGCATTGGCAAGCCTCAGTTCAGCAAGAAAACCGCAGCGGATTCAGCTGCCGAGGGAATTTTGTGGTACCTCGTGCATTTAGGTTATCCCAAAACGCCTAACCGGCGCAAGAAATAA
- the LOC110918877 gene encoding uncharacterized protein LOC110918877: MSNFWGSQGFGMESVDASGLSGGLICLWDDSLFHLVSSVKNRHFIMVRGQLVGCNSVVNYLNVYAPQGIPAKKALWEELSALISNYDGFWIVGGDFNAVRFREERRNCSFKPSCANNLNAFVFESGLIEYDLRGMQFTWRSDNGNKLSKLDRFLVNSDFFNEWPEARVQALPRKWSDHCPVILIAKAVNFGPHPFRIFNSWLDKEGFSEVVENACLEFAGSGYHPDTALIKKLGFICGRIREWRDKMIQKEGEFRQVAENELEDLELILESRDLSEEEEWVMSENKKILAEMEFSKAMDLRKASNVIHGLSIGDNWVSKPSLVKKGVFNFFRSKFVEECEARPTLICANLKKISSSDASWLEAQFSRDEIKAAVFGCGDDRAPGPDGFNFRFF; encoded by the exons ATGTCGAATTTTTGGGGCAGTCAAGGGTTTGGTATGGAGTCGGTTGATGCGTCTGGGCTTTCAGGGGGATTAATCTGTTTATGGGATGATAGTTTATTCCACTTGGTGTCGTCGGTTAAGAATAGGCACTTCATTATGGTGAGGGGTCAGCTTGTGGGATGTAATTCAGTTGTTAACTACCTGAACGTTTACGCCCCCCAAGGTATTCCGGCTAAAAAAGCTTTGTGGGAGGAATTATCGGCTCTGATCAGTAATTATGATGGGTTTTGGATCGTCGGGGGTGATTTTAATGCGGTCCGTTTCCGCGAGGAAAGGAGGAACTGCTCCTTCAAGCCTTCCTGTGCTAATAATCTGAATGCTTTCGTGTTTGAATCGGGCTTGATTGAGTATGATTTGAGAGGTATGCAGTTCACTTGGCGATCGGATAACGGTAATAAACTTAGTAAGCTCGACAGGTTCTTGGTCAACTCGGACTTCTTTAACGAATGGCCGGAGGCTCGTGTTCAGGCTCTTCCCCGTAAGTGGTCGGACCATTGCCCGGTCATCTTGATTGCTAAAGCGGTTAACTTCGGGCCACATCCTTTCCGGATCTTTAATTCGTGGCTGGACAAAGAGGGATTCTCGGAGGTTGTTGAAAATGCTTGTTTAGAGTTCGCCGGTTCCGGATATCACCCTGACACTGCTCTTATTAAAAAGTTGGGCTTCATTTGTGGCAGGATTAGGGAATGGAGAGACAAAATGATCCAAAAGGAAGGTGAGTTTCGCCAGGTTGCTGAAAATGAGCTAGAAGACCTGGAGCTTATTCTCGAGTCCAGAGACCTGTCTGAAGAGGAGGAATGGGTTATGTCGGAGAACAAAAAGATCTTAGCCGAGATGGAGTTCTCTAAGGCTATGGATTTGAG GAAGGCGTCCAATGTAATCCACGGGCTAAGTATAGGTGATAATTGGGTTTCTAAACCCTCGTTAGTCAAAAAGGGCGTTTTTAATTTTTTCAGATCTAAGTTTGTGGAGGAATGTGAGGCCCGCCCCACTCTTATTTGTGCTAACTTGAAAAAGATCTCTTCCTCGGATGCTTCATGGTTGGAAGCCCAGTTCTCGAGGGACGAAATCAAAGCGGCGGTTTTTGGCTGTGGTGATGACCGGGCCCCTGGCCCGGATGGGTTTAACTTCCGATTTTTTTAA